A genome region from Populus alba chromosome 3, ASM523922v2, whole genome shotgun sequence includes the following:
- the LOC118028449 gene encoding AT-rich interactive domain-containing protein 2, with product MAGWLILTNGSALDCPDDIIYRYKGGGGGCPDTNHPMKDEIEECIVVDDSDEDDCDCEDKVVCLFDEVVSIFLNEAADGGCIRPIPALLGDGQSLDLFKLFWVVRKRGGFDLVNGFWSFVAKELGLDLRFSPSVKLIYIKYLYELEKCMKICSDEKLRKEMHQCDGNLSFSLLELEMQFRSLLSLRCDRKQGDGKFASIGYKVNGRYIETDTGKRKIGLLGTKDVHRIHNDVGDRNGDDDEKFHGGKENYCNDSDDDVVILDPSIAKKEFNSRKRKRESLTRMLNWVIQIAKCPDDPSIRVIHRGDELWSQAIRAREALLQRRHVNPNIEQSLVQVCNMNLQNNQKMHPSMFEDVSFLSEQSAERSRCSKRLPAIVKPHLCYCCKSCSAHQSKSASLLKCENACKEQELVIDDLSSKHTTLSGSGDKHVRRHVAVGPLFQAEVPEWTGVVSESASKWLGTRLWPLECENHNAPVAMDPIGKGGISLCGCQLPGSVGCVRFHIAEKRMKLKLELGPLFYHWRFDHMGEEVSLRWTTEEEKRFKDMVRFNPQSAGKCFWDNKLKYFPRKTREELISYYFNAYLVQRRSYQNRVTPKYIDSDDDETKFGSLSDAYGHEALTIPGANMLICSENKQCTDFT from the exons ATGGCAGGATGGTTAATTTTAACAAATGGGTCTGCTTTAGATTGTCCTGATGATATTATTTATAGATACaagggtggtggtggtgggtgtCCAGATACCAATCATCCTATGAAGGATGAGATTGAGGAGTgtattgttgttgatgattcCGATGAGGATGATTGTGATTGTGAGGATAAAGTAGTATGCTTGTTTGATGAAGTGGTTTCGATTTTTTTGAATGAGGCTGCAGATGGAGGGTGTATTAGGCCTATTCCAGCATTGCTCGGTGATGGGCAATCGTTAGATTTGTTCAAACTCTTTTGGGTTGTGAGAAAGAGAGGTGGGTTTGATTTGGTAAATGGTTTTTGGAGCTTTGTGGCTAAAGAATTAGGGTTGGATCTTCGATTTTCGCCCTctgttaaattgatttatattaagtATTTGTATGAGTTGGAAAAATGTATGAAGATTTGTAGCGATGAGAAGTTAAGAAAGGAGATGCATCAATGTGATGGGAATTTGAGTTTTTCGTTGTTGGAGCTAGAGATGCAGTTTAGAAGTTTGTTATCGCTTAGATGTGATAGAAAGCAGGGGGATGGTAAATTTGCTTCAATAGGATATAAGGTGAATGGCAGATACATTGAAACGGACACTGGGAAGAGAAAAATAGGTTTGTTAGGCACCAAAGATGTACATCGAATACACAATGATGTTGGAGATAGgaatggtgatgatgatgaaaagttTCATGGTGGAAAGGAGAATTACTGTAACGATAGCGATGATGATGTTGTGATCTTGGATCCAAGTATTGCTAAGAAAGAATTCAATTCCCGCAAGAGAAAACGAGAATCTCTAACAAGAATGCTTAACTGGGTAATCCAAATTGCAAAATGTCCTGATGATCCTTCTATTCGAGTAATTCATAGAGGTGATGAGTTGTGGTCCCAAGCAATAAGGGCACGAGAAGCTCTCTTGCAAAGAAGGCATGTCAATCCTAACATCGAACAATCACTCGTGCAG GTATGCAATATGAACTTACAGAACAATCAAAAGATGCATCCATCCATGTTTGAGGATGTTAGTTTTCTAAGTGAGCAGTCTGCCGAGAGGTCAAGATGCAGCAAGCGGCTTCCTGCTATAGTGAAACCTCATTTATGCTATTGTTGTAAATCATGTTCAGCCCATCAAAGTAAATCAGCAAGTCTTCTCAAGTGTGAGAACGCCTGTAAGGAGCAAGAACTTGTCATTGATGATTTATCATCCAAACACACAACACTCAGTGGATCTGGGGATAAGCATGTCCGTAGACACGTGGCTGTGGGTCCTCTCTTCCAAGCTGAAGTCCCTGAGTGGACTGGCGTGGTTTCTGAGAGTGCCTCTAAATGGCTGGGCACACGACTATGGCCTTTGGAATGTGAAAACCATAATGCTCCAGTTGCAATGGATCCAATCGGAAAGGGAGGGATCAGTTTATGTGGCTGTCAGCTTCCAGGTTCAGTTGGATGTGTTAGATTTCATATTGctgaaaaaagaatgaaattgaagctCGAGCTGGGTCCTTTGTTCTATCATTGGCGGTTTGATCACATGGGTGAAGAAGTTTCACTTAGATGGACCactgaagaagaaaagagattcAAGGATATGGTCAGGTTTAACCCTCAATCTGCAGGCAAGTGCTTCTGGGACAACAAACTTAAGTATTTTCCTAGAAAGACCAGGGAAGAATTGATAAGCTATTACTTCAACGCATATCTTGTTCAGCGCAGAAGTTATCAGAACCGTGTAACTCCAAAATATATtgatagtgatgatgatgaaacaaaGTTTGGATCTCTGAGTGATGCTTATGGTCATGAAGCACTCACGATTCCTGGTGCCAACATGTTGATCTGTTCTGAGAAT
- the LOC118028448 gene encoding probable E3 ubiquitin-protein ligase RHB1A produces the protein MGGCCCGSAKGAADQFDNAPPFYYYSRTSEEHVSLSSHQAPGSVLQSTGLLVDTNLDTSVPDAYRPPPAPTPFDAAVGRPQTPGRLREVRGDKNHGALQTTTSASGQENTALNTRETLAKCEDAKDLDCKVQINSEPGSAKELEIELSKPVEPLVSATEEEEEDCPICLEEYDLENPKLTTKCEHHFHLSCILEWMERSESCPVCDKEMIFDPPID, from the exons ATGGGAGGTTGTTGCTGTGGTTCCGCTAAAGGAGCTGCTGATCAATTTGATAACGCACCGCCTTTTTATTAT TACTCCAGAACATCAGAAGAGCATGTCTCATTGTCATCACACCAAGCACCGGGGTCTGTCCTCCAATCCACCGGGCTCTTGGTTGATACAAACCTGGACACGTCAGTGCCTGATGCCTATAGACCGCCTCCTGCACCTACCCCATTTGATGCGGCTGTAGGACGTCCTCAAACCCCGGGAAGGTTGAGAGAGGTTCGTGGTGACAAGAACCATGGAGCTTTGCAGACCACAACTTCTGCTTCTGGACAAGAAAACACTGCCTTGAATACTCGGGAAACTTTGGCTAAGTGTGAAGATGCGAAGGACTTAGACTGCAAAGTGCAAATCAATTCAGAACCTGGTTCCGCGAAGGAGTTAGAAATTGAGCTTTCAAAGCCAGTTGAGCCTCTTGTTTCAGCaacagaggaggaggaggaggattgtCCTATCTGTCTGGAAG AGTATGATTTAGAGAATCCAAAACTTACCACAAAATGCGAGCATCACTTTCATCTTTCGTGCATTCTTGAATGGATGGAAAGAAGTGAAAGTTGTCCTGTTTGCGACAAG GAAATGATATTTGACCCTCCTATTGATTAG
- the LOC140954127 gene encoding mitogen-activated protein kinase kinase kinase 17-like isoform X2 produces MIRCMGKGWQKGSDGGAKLNVFIEYMAGGSLSDIAEKFGGALEEEVIRLYTKQILNGLKYLHENGIVHCDLKCKNVLLGLSGNIKLADFGCAKRLKDLDRNGKFAYSWQSVGGTPLWMAPEVLRKEGLDFASDIWSLGCAVIEMATGRPPWGCKASNPMAVVLKIACSNERPNFPVHFSEEGMDFLDKCLERNPESRWTAEELLDHPFIAGNSQKKYVCSPASVLDNIGTYEEDYDSDESRNPDEHLRWNPFSMRNCGKPKIVAMRQHADNDSVSSGDWITVRSG; encoded by the coding sequence ATGATTCGGTGTATGGGGAAGGGCTGGCAAAAAGGATCAGATGGTGGTGCTAAACTTAATGTTTTCATAGAGTATATGGCTGGAGGGAGCCTGTCAGATATAGCTGAGAAATTTGGTGGGGCACTAGAAGAGGAAGTAATTCGTTTATATACCAAACAGATACTTAATGGTCTGAAGTATCTTCATGAAAATGGGATCGTTCATTGTGATCTCAAGTGCAAGAATGTGCTGCTAGGCTTGTCAGGAAACATTAAGTTAGCAGATTTCGGATGTGCTAAGAGGCTGAAAGACCTGGATAGAAATGGAAAGTTCGCCTATTCCTGGCAATCTGTAGGGGGGACTCCATTGTGGATGGCCCCTGAAGTTTTAAGAAAGGAAGGCTTAGATTTTGCTTCAGATATTTGGTCCTTGGGATGCGCAGTTATTGAAATGGCAACAGGGAGGCCTCCTTGGGGTTGTAAGGCATCGAATCCAATGGCGGTTGTATTGAAGATTGCATGTAGCAATGAGAGGCCtaattttccagttcatttctCTGAAGAAGGGATGGATTTCTTGGATAAATGTCTCGAGAGGAATCCCGAAAGTAGGTGGACAGCAGAAGAATTGCTGGATCACCCTTTCATTGCAGGAAATTCGCAGAAGAAATACGTATGCTCTCCTGCAAGTGTTCTGGACAATATTGGAACTTACGAGGAGGATTATGATTCAGATGAATCACGGAATCCTGATGAACACCTGCGTTGGAATCCTTTTTCGATGAGGAATTGCGGAAAACCTAAAATAGTAGCGATGAGGCAGCATGCTGACAATGATTCTGTATCCTCGGGAGATTGGATTACCGTTAGATCAGGTTGA
- the LOC140954127 gene encoding mitogen-activated protein kinase kinase kinase 17-like isoform X1, which produces MAATNQFSSLQQPCKWVKGKVIGSGSQGTVHLAINKVTGGLFVAKSALSGVDSKYLEHEANILESLDSPYMIRCMGKGWQKGSDGGAKLNVFIEYMAGGSLSDIAEKFGGALEEEVIRLYTKQILNGLKYLHENGIVHCDLKCKNVLLGLSGNIKLADFGCAKRLKDLDRNGKFAYSWQSVGGTPLWMAPEVLRKEGLDFASDIWSLGCAVIEMATGRPPWGCKASNPMAVVLKIACSNERPNFPVHFSEEGMDFLDKCLERNPESRWTAEELLDHPFIAGNSQKKYVCSPASVLDNIGTYEEDYDSDESRNPDEHLRWNPFSMRNCGKPKIVAMRQHADNDSVSSGDWITVRSG; this is translated from the coding sequence ATGGCTGCAACTAACCAGTTTTCATCTCTTCAACAGCCTTGTAAATGGGTGAAGGGTAAAGTTATTGGATCTGGGTCACAGGGAACTGTTCATTTAGCCATCAATAAGGTCACTGGTGGACTCTTTGTGGCAAAAAGTGCACTTTCTGGGGTTGATAGTAAATATTTAGAGCATGAGGCTAACATTCTTGAGAGCTTGGATTCGCCTTATATGATTCGGTGTATGGGGAAGGGCTGGCAAAAAGGATCAGATGGTGGTGCTAAACTTAATGTTTTCATAGAGTATATGGCTGGAGGGAGCCTGTCAGATATAGCTGAGAAATTTGGTGGGGCACTAGAAGAGGAAGTAATTCGTTTATATACCAAACAGATACTTAATGGTCTGAAGTATCTTCATGAAAATGGGATCGTTCATTGTGATCTCAAGTGCAAGAATGTGCTGCTAGGCTTGTCAGGAAACATTAAGTTAGCAGATTTCGGATGTGCTAAGAGGCTGAAAGACCTGGATAGAAATGGAAAGTTCGCCTATTCCTGGCAATCTGTAGGGGGGACTCCATTGTGGATGGCCCCTGAAGTTTTAAGAAAGGAAGGCTTAGATTTTGCTTCAGATATTTGGTCCTTGGGATGCGCAGTTATTGAAATGGCAACAGGGAGGCCTCCTTGGGGTTGTAAGGCATCGAATCCAATGGCGGTTGTATTGAAGATTGCATGTAGCAATGAGAGGCCtaattttccagttcatttctCTGAAGAAGGGATGGATTTCTTGGATAAATGTCTCGAGAGGAATCCCGAAAGTAGGTGGACAGCAGAAGAATTGCTGGATCACCCTTTCATTGCAGGAAATTCGCAGAAGAAATACGTATGCTCTCCTGCAAGTGTTCTGGACAATATTGGAACTTACGAGGAGGATTATGATTCAGATGAATCACGGAATCCTGATGAACACCTGCGTTGGAATCCTTTTTCGATGAGGAATTGCGGAAAACCTAAAATAGTAGCGATGAGGCAGCATGCTGACAATGATTCTGTATCCTCGGGAGATTGGATTACCGTTAGATCAGGTTGA
- the LOC118028447 gene encoding uncharacterized protein: MFGTELCSSRILSPFREESGDEELSVLPRHTKVVVTGNNRTKSVLVGLQGVVKKALGLGGWHWLVLKNGSEVKLQRNALSVLEHPTGNEVDDDNNYDTSSGSDIGEHDFYRGSGLQKISKPRVRPTRPWVPSAPAKSTSESSNRDVQSIIHMPVLTVNLARLGTESLRRYCKEFELPGVNSQSSREQMLNAAQIHFLSLRPLDEMQEVAEFTRVAKRLKEKDKPSE; encoded by the exons ATGTTTGGGACTGAGCTGTGTTCTTCTAGGATTCTTTCACCTTTCAGAGAGGAAAGTGGTGATGAAGAGCTGTCTGTGCTTCCTAGGCACACTAAAGTCGTTGTGACTGGAAATAATAGAACAAAGTCTGTGTTGGTTGGTTTACAAGGCGTGGTCAAGAAGGCTCTTGGTCTTGGTGGTTGGCATTGGTTG GTTTTGAAAAACGGATCTGAAGTTAAGCTTCAAAGGAATGCATTGAGTGTGCTGGAACATCCTACGGGGAATGAAGTGGATGATGATAACAATTATGATACCAGCAGCGGCTCTGACATTGGCGAACATGATTTCT ATAGAGGCAGCGGGCTCCAAAAAATTAGCAAGCCAAGGGTTAGACCAACCAGGCCATGGGTTCCATCTGCACCTGCAAAGTCAACAAGTGAGAGCAGTAACAGAGATGTTCAATCCATTATTCACATGCCTGTACTG ACGGTGAACTTGGCAAGACTGGGAACTGAATCATTGCGGAGATATTGCAAGGAATTCGAACTT CCGGGTGTCAACTCTCAGTCATCAAGGGAACAGATGCTTAATGCTGcacaaattcattttctttcactG cGACCATTGGATGAGATGCAAGAGGTTGCAGAATTCACCCGTGTGGCAAAGAGACTGAAAGAGAAGGACAAACCATCTGAGTGA
- the LOC118028446 gene encoding serine/arginine-rich splicing factor SR45a has protein sequence MAYSREGRSVSPRNSGSPGRGRRSRSLSRSRRSRSRSNDSGDASNPGNNLYVTGLSTRVTSSDLEKYFSSEGKVLECHLVTDPRTRESRGFAFVTMETVEDANRCVKYLNRSVLEGRVITVEKAKRKRGRTPTPGRYQGLRDKRGHGHGHRRSRSYSPRRWDDKDREPYSRDRRGRSRSPYSRRGDGYYDSYKRRRDRSLSADRGHRR, from the exons ATGGCTTACTCAAGAGAAGGAAG GTCTGTTTCACCACGCAATTCGGGTTCACCTGGTAGAGGCAGGCGGTCAAGATCCTTGTCACGGTCCCGCAGAAGTCGCTCCAG GAGCAATGATTCTGGTGATGCATCTAACCCTGGAAACAACTTATATGTAACTGGATTATCAACCAGGGTCACGAGCAGTGATCTTGAGAAGTATTTTAGCAGTGAAGGGAAG GTTTTGGAGTGCCATTTGGTGACAGATCCTCGAACTAGAGAATCTCGTGGATTTGCTTTTGTTACGATGGAAACCGTTGAGGATGCTAACCGTTGTGTCAAGTATTTGAATCGTTCGGTGCTTGAAGGACGAGTGATTACTGTGGAAAAG GCAAAAAGAAAGCGTGGTAGGACACCAACGCCTGGCAGGTATCAGGGACTGAGAGATAAGCGAG GTCATGGTCATGGCCACAGACGGTCCCGCAGCTACTCACCTCGCCGATGGGATGACAAAGATAGAGAGCCTTATTCAAGGGATCGAAGGGGAAGATCACGCTCTCCTTATAGTAGGCGGGGAGATGGTTATTATGATTCATATAAGAGGCGCAGGGATCGCTCTTTGTCAGCTGACCGCGGCCACCGCAGATAG